One part of the Lycium ferocissimum isolate CSIRO_LF1 chromosome 8, AGI_CSIRO_Lferr_CH_V1, whole genome shotgun sequence genome encodes these proteins:
- the LOC132067205 gene encoding protein SIEVE ELEMENT OCCLUSION C isoform X1 → MSLLRGEEFDPCFLSSIEEDLLITKILRTHDPNYRYKIDAGQLLLVVESTMHYISPKLSYPQSNCINSWNVEVFGLEEKLGYTIKKISHEILCKCYEDGGDLHEETMMLFETLGPFKWDAKVVLTLAALVSIYGEFWLIMQLVHHNSLAALTATLKQMPRQLNTLKIQFKALNLLLDTMIEAANLVLDFEGLPLQQELLDDEAIVVTKSKMYITIYWILRSTISCASQIADFRTMKDNQVHSNSTTIAAWTLFSLVYKLSGLCNNLREKLHTCQMQIDRRFPGKIRDLFKVSHFHNQKVLRVLFSLKNDLPLKDSSGEKYYGIQELENKVVILLISKPELFAAEKIFYLVQRIHDHPLHKKFGGSYAILWVPIPSSHTWSLTDEMNFQFLSNSLPWFSIRCPWLLHSAVVNFIRQEWNYKDEPIMVVLSTDGVVTNLNAIDMVWLWGAKAFPFSASTEKELWEKENRISHLLIDGIDPLLTSLVEEGKHFCIYVSDNISWIREFNDTLKKIRSAGIQLEAIYVGYRNPSKDVGNILDISIEANTSIFLSTTKMKLFWLRLESIKNSVARLEQAGYHSSSLQQVLRLLDACETSNDWVIIGKGSSTDVIILKGREVQECLNILPELAENVAKLGLFGAVRCAMASPLPVKPCYHDEILPSEEGLTEETVFCSRCKRPVEKFVVYQCNVTEPSRIVGQD, encoded by the exons ATGAGCTTGCTTAGAGGTGAAGAATTTGATCCATGTTTCCTATCATCTATAGAAGAAGATCTATTGATTACGAAGATTCTCCGAACCCATGATCCTAATTATCGTTATAAGATAGATGCTGGCCAAttgcttcttgttgttgagAGCACCATGCATTACATCTCACCTAAG TTATCTTATCCTCAAAGCAATTGTATAAATTCATGGAATGTAGAAGTGTTTGGGTTAGAGGAAAAGCTTGGATACACCATTAAAAAGATCTCACATGAG ATTCTCTGTAAATGCTATGAGGATGGAGGAGACTTACATGAAGAAACTATGATGTTGTTTGAAACTTTAGGCCCTTTCAAATGGGATGCTAAAGTAGTTTTAACACTTGCAGCATTGGTTTCAATATATGGCGAGTTTTGGCTGATAATGCAGCTAGTTCATCACAATTCTCTTGCAGCTTTAACTGCAACACTTAAGCAAATGCCTAGACAATTAAACACGTTAAAGATACAATTTAAAGCTTTGAACTTATTGCTCGACACTATGATAGAGGCAGCAAATCTTGTCCTCGACTTTGAAGGCCTGCCTTTGCAACAAGAACTTTTGGATGATGAGGCAATTGTTGTTACAAAGTCAAAGATGTACATAACAATCTACTGGATTTTAAGAAGCACGATCTCATGCGCTTCTCAGATTGCAGATTTCAGGACCATGAAAGATAACCAAGT GCATTCGAATTCAACAACCATTGCAGCATGGACTCTCTTCAGCTTGGTATACAAGCTAAGTGGCTTATGCAATAACCTCAGAGAGAAACTACATACGTGCCAAATGCAAATAG ATAGAAGGTTTCCTGGAAAGATACGCGATCTTTTCAAAGTGTCCCACTTTCACAATCAAAAGGTGCTTCGGGTGTTATTCTCTTTGAAGAATGACCTACCGTTAAAAGATAGCTCAGGAGAAAAG TATTATGGCATCCAAGAACTGGAAAATAAGGTGGTCATACTCTTGATCTCAAAGCCAGAGCTCTTTGCTgcggagaaaatattttatctAGTGCAACGAATTCATGATCATCCCTTACATAAAAAATTCGGGGGAAGCTATGCAATTTTATGGGTGCCAATTCCATCTTCACACACCTGGAGTTTGACTGATGAGATGAATTTCCAGTTTCTGTCAAATTCTTTGCCCTGGTTCTCAATCCGATGCCCGTGGTTACTTCATTCAGCCGTGGTAAACTTTATTAGACAAGAATGGAACTATAAAGACGAGCCCATAATGGTAGTATTAAGCACTGATGGTGTTGTCACAAACTTAAATGCTATTGATATGGTATGGCTATGGGGGGCCAAAGCATTTCCTTTTTCAGCCTCAACAGAAAAAGAGCTGTGGGAAAAGGAAAACAGGATCTCGCATCTTTTAATTGATGGGATTGATCCTTTATTGACCAGTTTG GTAGAGGAGGGTAAACATTTTTGCATCTATGTAAGTGATAACATTAGTTGGATCAGAGAATTTAACGAcacattaaagaaaatcagaagCGCTGGAATTCAACTTGAAGCTATTTATGTTGGCTATAGAAATCCATCTAAAGACGTGGGGAACATTTTAGACATCAGCATTGAAGCAAACACGAGTATTTTTCTATCTACGACGAAGATGAAGTTGTTCTGGCTTAGGCTGGAGAGCATAAAGAACTCAGTCGCTAGACTAGAACAGGCAGGTTACCATAGCAGCAGCTTACAACAAGTGTTAAGATTGCTAGATGCATGTGAAACTTCCAATGATTGGGTGATAATTGGAAAGGGATCATCAACTGATGTAATAATCCTCAAGGGGAGAGAAGTTCAAGAATGTTTAAATATTCTTCCAGAATTAGCTGAAAATGTCGCGAAATTAGGGTTGTTTGGTGCTGTTAGATGTGCAATGGCGTCTCCTTTGCCTGTTAAACCGTGCTATCACGACGAGATCCTTCCATCTGAAGAAGGATTGACTGAAGAAACTGTATTTTGCTCACGCTGTAAGCGTCCCGTGGAGAAGTTTGTTGTCTACCAATGTAATGTAACAGAGCCCAGCAGAATAGTAGGCCAAGATTGA
- the LOC132067205 gene encoding protein SIEVE ELEMENT OCCLUSION C isoform X2 yields MQLVHHNSLAALTATLKQMPRQLNTLKIQFKALNLLLDTMIEAANLVLDFEGLPLQQELLDDEAIVVTKSKMYITIYWILRSTISCASQIADFRTMKDNQVHSNSTTIAAWTLFSLVYKLSGLCNNLREKLHTCQMQIDRRFPGKIRDLFKVSHFHNQKVLRVLFSLKNDLPLKDSSGEKYYGIQELENKVVILLISKPELFAAEKIFYLVQRIHDHPLHKKFGGSYAILWVPIPSSHTWSLTDEMNFQFLSNSLPWFSIRCPWLLHSAVVNFIRQEWNYKDEPIMVVLSTDGVVTNLNAIDMVWLWGAKAFPFSASTEKELWEKENRISHLLIDGIDPLLTSLVEEGKHFCIYVSDNISWIREFNDTLKKIRSAGIQLEAIYVGYRNPSKDVGNILDISIEANTSIFLSTTKMKLFWLRLESIKNSVARLEQAGYHSSSLQQVLRLLDACETSNDWVIIGKGSSTDVIILKGREVQECLNILPELAENVAKLGLFGAVRCAMASPLPVKPCYHDEILPSEEGLTEETVFCSRCKRPVEKFVVYQCNVTEPSRIVGQD; encoded by the exons ATGCAGCTAGTTCATCACAATTCTCTTGCAGCTTTAACTGCAACACTTAAGCAAATGCCTAGACAATTAAACACGTTAAAGATACAATTTAAAGCTTTGAACTTATTGCTCGACACTATGATAGAGGCAGCAAATCTTGTCCTCGACTTTGAAGGCCTGCCTTTGCAACAAGAACTTTTGGATGATGAGGCAATTGTTGTTACAAAGTCAAAGATGTACATAACAATCTACTGGATTTTAAGAAGCACGATCTCATGCGCTTCTCAGATTGCAGATTTCAGGACCATGAAAGATAACCAAGT GCATTCGAATTCAACAACCATTGCAGCATGGACTCTCTTCAGCTTGGTATACAAGCTAAGTGGCTTATGCAATAACCTCAGAGAGAAACTACATACGTGCCAAATGCAAATAG ATAGAAGGTTTCCTGGAAAGATACGCGATCTTTTCAAAGTGTCCCACTTTCACAATCAAAAGGTGCTTCGGGTGTTATTCTCTTTGAAGAATGACCTACCGTTAAAAGATAGCTCAGGAGAAAAG TATTATGGCATCCAAGAACTGGAAAATAAGGTGGTCATACTCTTGATCTCAAAGCCAGAGCTCTTTGCTgcggagaaaatattttatctAGTGCAACGAATTCATGATCATCCCTTACATAAAAAATTCGGGGGAAGCTATGCAATTTTATGGGTGCCAATTCCATCTTCACACACCTGGAGTTTGACTGATGAGATGAATTTCCAGTTTCTGTCAAATTCTTTGCCCTGGTTCTCAATCCGATGCCCGTGGTTACTTCATTCAGCCGTGGTAAACTTTATTAGACAAGAATGGAACTATAAAGACGAGCCCATAATGGTAGTATTAAGCACTGATGGTGTTGTCACAAACTTAAATGCTATTGATATGGTATGGCTATGGGGGGCCAAAGCATTTCCTTTTTCAGCCTCAACAGAAAAAGAGCTGTGGGAAAAGGAAAACAGGATCTCGCATCTTTTAATTGATGGGATTGATCCTTTATTGACCAGTTTG GTAGAGGAGGGTAAACATTTTTGCATCTATGTAAGTGATAACATTAGTTGGATCAGAGAATTTAACGAcacattaaagaaaatcagaagCGCTGGAATTCAACTTGAAGCTATTTATGTTGGCTATAGAAATCCATCTAAAGACGTGGGGAACATTTTAGACATCAGCATTGAAGCAAACACGAGTATTTTTCTATCTACGACGAAGATGAAGTTGTTCTGGCTTAGGCTGGAGAGCATAAAGAACTCAGTCGCTAGACTAGAACAGGCAGGTTACCATAGCAGCAGCTTACAACAAGTGTTAAGATTGCTAGATGCATGTGAAACTTCCAATGATTGGGTGATAATTGGAAAGGGATCATCAACTGATGTAATAATCCTCAAGGGGAGAGAAGTTCAAGAATGTTTAAATATTCTTCCAGAATTAGCTGAAAATGTCGCGAAATTAGGGTTGTTTGGTGCTGTTAGATGTGCAATGGCGTCTCCTTTGCCTGTTAAACCGTGCTATCACGACGAGATCCTTCCATCTGAAGAAGGATTGACTGAAGAAACTGTATTTTGCTCACGCTGTAAGCGTCCCGTGGAGAAGTTTGTTGTCTACCAATGTAATGTAACAGAGCCCAGCAGAATAGTAGGCCAAGATTGA